Proteins encoded together in one Desulfatiglans sp. window:
- a CDS encoding TonB-dependent receptor yields MQEETSWHYDLGIFHRPMSNVDTKLVFYYIDIDNYIVGNSGDVFHNASAYGFNIDNMSFYGTEVEFNASLFDNLTLFGNYTYRKSDYDRSKLIAEAILLKITPEHKANLGIRYSLFNNTLLTSDIRYIGERKSEGNVMNLDSFITVDVGLQHSYTKNIVLRVYATNILDKKYQEVYGFPMPGVGCGVNLKLVF; encoded by the coding sequence ATACAGGAAGAAACAAGCTGGCATTATGATCTTGGCATATTTCATCGACCCATGAGTAATGTGGATACGAAACTTGTGTTTTACTATATTGATATTGATAACTATATTGTCGGGAATTCAGGTGATGTTTTCCATAATGCAAGCGCCTATGGCTTTAATATTGATAACATGTCCTTTTATGGTACAGAGGTGGAATTTAATGCCAGCCTGTTTGATAACCTGACATTGTTTGGAAACTATACATACAGAAAAAGTGACTATGACCGCTCAAAACTGATTGCAGAGGCAATCCTTCTGAAGATTACACCTGAGCATAAGGCAAATCTGGGTATAAGGTACAGCCTGTTTAATAACACGCTTCTTACATCTGATATCAGGTATATAGGTGAAAGAAAGAGTGAAGGAAACGTTATGAATCTTGACTCTTTTATAACTGTTGATGTGGGATTACAGCATAGCTATACAAAAAATATAGTTTTGAGGGTGTACGCCACCAATATTCTTGATAAGAAATATCAGGAGGTCTATGGTTTTCCCATGCCTGGTGTAGGTTGTGGTGTGAATTTAAAGCTGGTTTTTTAG
- a CDS encoding TonB-dependent receptor encodes MCRIRKPVFFFCIMLSLICPFTYGQFDDDECKKRGDCPKKEDEFELDEVIVTAFHGGAVNITPTKTIIDIEAFDKSGAVERVEDILTHLTGIDVLRGTSGADPQQLVMMRGFDDSRFTIAIDGRTITGPTAGADTYVDWSSLTSADIDKIEVIRGAASAQYENSQGGIINIITRKGSTRETLKPKITFTNDYSRYNTFTSRVAVDGGFKDLTYFFNYGYKTSDGFLLNNDYEGYDYSARVSYLFPFEGYLTLGVKYSQLKAGYAVVNDPNSTYTNAYNPNYPIVPQDADTIRRYRAVSFPGGDNYKDKDAQHLDLSFDQPFNRSKLKVQIYESSGGEDSYYYTVSAGRLQQLYSGGDARAEKQIGGRLQWQMDYWENNSLLLGYDQRRMEVKSTPDVWRMNALYAEDTLAITNRLTAFLGLRYAHVREFTYAYSDVRGTPAYRHKLYTRVLLPKSTLTYKFTDDTQVYVSVNRDYHVPGC; translated from the coding sequence ATGTGCAGGATTAGAAAACCGGTCTTCTTTTTTTGTATTATGTTATCCCTGATATGCCCATTTACATATGGACAGTTCGACGATGATGAATGCAAAAAAAGAGGAGATTGCCCAAAAAAGGAAGATGAATTTGAACTGGACGAGGTAATTGTTACTGCCTTTCATGGAGGCGCAGTCAATATTACCCCTACAAAGACTATTATCGATATAGAGGCATTTGATAAGAGTGGCGCTGTTGAACGTGTTGAAGATATACTCACACATTTAACCGGTATTGATGTGCTTAGAGGCACATCAGGGGCAGACCCTCAGCAGCTTGTGATGATGAGGGGTTTTGATGACAGCCGGTTTACAATAGCAATTGATGGCAGGACTATTACCGGCCCGACAGCCGGGGCAGATACCTATGTGGACTGGTCAAGTCTGACCAGCGCCGACATAGATAAAATAGAGGTAATAAGGGGCGCCGCATCCGCACAGTATGAAAATTCACAGGGTGGCATCATCAATATTATTACCAGAAAGGGTAGCACCAGGGAGACCTTAAAACCCAAGATAACCTTTACCAATGATTACTCAAGGTATAACACCTTTACCTCAAGGGTAGCTGTTGATGGCGGGTTTAAGGACCTAACCTATTTTTTTAATTATGGATATAAAACCTCTGACGGGTTTCTTTTAAATAATGATTATGAGGGGTATGATTATTCTGCCAGGGTTTCATATCTTTTTCCGTTTGAAGGGTACCTTACCCTTGGGGTGAAGTATTCCCAGTTAAAGGCAGGATATGCGGTTGTGAACGATCCAAACAGCACTTATACGAATGCTTATAACCCGAACTATCCTATTGTGCCTCAGGATGCTGACACAATCAGAAGATACCGTGCAGTATCATTCCCCGGTGGAGACAACTATAAGGATAAAGATGCCCAGCACCTTGATCTATCCTTTGATCAGCCCTTTAACAGATCAAAACTGAAGGTCCAGATATATGAGTCATCTGGCGGTGAGGACAGTTATTACTACACTGTAAGCGCTGGCAGGCTCCAGCAGCTTTACAGCGGAGGGGATGCCAGAGCAGAAAAACAGATAGGGGGCAGGCTTCAGTGGCAGATGGATTACTGGGAAAACAACTCTCTTCTCTTAGGCTATGACCAGAGAAGGATGGAGGTAAAATCAACCCCTGATGTATGGCGCATGAATGCCCTGTATGCTGAGGACACCCTTGCTATTACCAACAGGCTAACCGCATTCCTGGGTCTCAGGTACGCACATGTAAGAGAGTTTACATATGCATATAGTGATGTAAGAGGAACACCTGCCTACAGACATAAGCTCTATACAAGGGTTTTACTGCCAAAGTCTACATTAACATACAAGTTTACAGATGACACCCAGGTATATGTGTCGGTTAACAGGGACTACCATGTCCCAGGGTGTTGA
- a CDS encoding ABC transporter substrate-binding protein → MTSFNDAIPGYVFSGLFFTEKYLKKSPEKVRAFLKGLIKAFEYIQANEEKARKWLPKYTGVELEVAMKSALREYSNGREPEESLYRQQAIMMKIGYLPEKVPVEKITDYSFLPE, encoded by the coding sequence TTGACATCATTTAATGATGCAATACCGGGATATGTTTTCAGCGGCCTCTTTTTTACTGAAAAATACCTGAAGAAAAGCCCTGAAAAGGTGAGGGCCTTTTTAAAGGGTCTGATAAAGGCGTTTGAGTATATTCAGGCTAATGAGGAAAAGGCCAGAAAATGGCTGCCCAAATATACTGGTGTTGAGTTAGAGGTAGCAATGAAATCGGCTCTCAGGGAATACAGTAATGGCAGAGAGCCCGAGGAGAGCCTGTACAGGCAGCAGGCAATAATGATGAAGATAGGTTATTTACCGGAAAAGGTGCCGGTTGAAAAGATAACTGATTACAGTTTTTTACCTGAATAG
- a CDS encoding ABC transporter substrate-binding protein: MQKLTRLIITIISAALIFSSGISIASETMKITYSRGIDDLPLYVALEEGLWEKEGIKVELVRLVGEHNIIAAALHGDIDAGHLDLGGAFHAGLQNIPVKVVAWLGHAHKGTRCGLHVDQKSNINSIADLKGKRIAESGTITTAMILSETLKTVGMDKNDIKAIKGIKLDDAMKHEAALRSKGVDVIVA; encoded by the coding sequence ATGCAAAAACTAACAAGATTAATAATTACGATTATTTCGGCAGCGCTGATTTTTTCATCAGGCATATCAATCGCCAGCGAGACCATGAAGATAACTTACAGCCGCGGAATTGATGACCTTCCACTCTATGTTGCGCTGGAAGAGGGGCTCTGGGAAAAGGAAGGCATCAAGGTGGAGCTCGTTAGACTTGTGGGTGAGCATAATATAATTGCAGCAGCCCTTCATGGTGATATTGATGCAGGCCATCTTGATCTTGGCGGGGCCTTTCATGCAGGGTTACAGAACATACCGGTCAAGGTAGTAGCATGGCTCGGGCATGCTCACAAGGGCACGAGGTGCGGCCTTCATGTTGATCAAAAAAGCAACATAAACAGCATTGCAGACCTTAAAGGGAAGAGGATTGCAGAGTCAGGCACGATTACAACGGCAATGATTCTTTCAGAGACATTGAAGACTGTCGGCATGGATAAGAACGATATCAAAGCGATCAAGGGTATCAAGCTTGATGATGCCATGAAACATGAGGCAGCATTAAGGTCTAAGGGGGTGGATGTAATAGTCGCCTGA
- a CDS encoding ABC transporter permease encodes MRKYYIFISPISLFVILEIIGRSGYIDPFFFPAPSIMLKSLWGMIISGEIFPHIGISVLRAISGYIIAAILGLAIGLLVAWSRVCEVIFDPLIELIRPISTFALVPIMFVWFGIGNGSKTVIIVKACFFPIVLNTIAGIRGVDSRLIQAARSLGAKGSQIWTMVLIPSALPMIITGMRVSTAMSMLAIVGVEMLAADSGIGFLVIDAQRVFATDRMFAGIIVISLMGVGLDRVARYFQKKLLSWHSDSSFAETSA; translated from the coding sequence ATGCGTAAATATTACATATTCATATCTCCCATTAGCCTGTTTGTGATCCTGGAGATCATAGGCAGGAGCGGATATATTGACCCCTTTTTTTTCCCGGCCCCGAGCATTATGCTTAAATCTTTATGGGGAATGATCATATCGGGAGAGATATTCCCCCACATCGGGATAAGCGTTCTCCGTGCAATCTCCGGGTACATTATAGCCGCGATTTTAGGGCTTGCCATCGGTCTTCTTGTGGCATGGTCAAGGGTATGTGAAGTGATCTTTGATCCCCTCATAGAGCTGATAAGACCAATATCAACATTTGCCCTTGTGCCCATCATGTTTGTCTGGTTCGGGATAGGAAACGGCTCAAAGACCGTAATCATTGTTAAGGCATGCTTTTTCCCGATTGTTCTCAATACTATAGCAGGCATTAGGGGTGTTGATTCAAGGCTTATACAGGCAGCCAGATCCCTTGGCGCAAAGGGGAGCCAGATATGGACAATGGTGCTCATACCATCAGCGCTTCCCATGATTATCACAGGAATGAGGGTATCAACGGCCATGTCCATGCTTGCAATAGTGGGCGTGGAGATGCTTGCAGCAGATTCGGGAATAGGTTTTCTTGTAATAGATGCACAGAGGGTTTTTGCAACAGACAGGATGTTTGCCGGGATCATAGTGATATCCCTTATGGGTGTCGGGCTGGACAGGGTAGCAAGATATTTTCAGAAAAAACTGCTCTCCTGGCATTCGGACTCATCCTTTGCGGAGACATCGGCATAA
- a CDS encoding ABC transporter ATP-binding protein, translated as MIEARGASKVFNKRKRVVALENFDLHVADNEFVSIIGPSGCGKSTFLLLVAGLENLTSGKITCDSEAVKGPDPKRAIVFQEYLLFPWQTVRKNIEFGPKVNGVTAEERKKISDKYISLIGLEGFENQYPHELSGGMKQRVAIARALANRPDVLLMDEPFGALDALTREMLQAELLRVWQTTECTVLFVTHSISEAVFLSDRVVIMSNRPGRIISDIRIDLPRPRSRETIFLPEFKEYEKAMRKIIWSEVNLENS; from the coding sequence TTGATAGAAGCAAGAGGGGCATCAAAGGTATTCAATAAGAGAAAAAGGGTTGTTGCACTTGAAAACTTTGATCTTCATGTGGCTGACAATGAATTTGTATCCATTATCGGCCCGAGCGGGTGCGGAAAATCCACATTCCTTCTTCTTGTTGCAGGGCTTGAAAACCTCACATCCGGAAAAATCACATGCGATAGTGAAGCGGTAAAAGGGCCAGACCCCAAAAGGGCAATTGTCTTTCAGGAATATCTGCTGTTTCCGTGGCAGACAGTGCGAAAAAATATCGAATTCGGGCCAAAGGTAAATGGCGTTACAGCGGAAGAACGTAAAAAGATAAGCGATAAATATATAAGCCTTATAGGGCTTGAAGGCTTTGAAAACCAGTATCCCCATGAACTGAGCGGGGGGATGAAGCAGAGGGTAGCTATTGCAAGGGCGCTTGCAAACAGACCTGATGTGTTGCTCATGGATGAGCCCTTTGGCGCGCTTGATGCGCTGACAAGGGAGATGCTCCAGGCAGAGCTTTTACGTGTGTGGCAGACAACAGAATGCACAGTACTGTTTGTTACACACAGTATTTCAGAGGCGGTGTTTCTGTCAGACCGTGTAGTGATAATGAGCAACAGGCCAGGGAGGATAATATCTGATATCAGGATAGATCTACCCAGGCCAAGGTCAAGGGAGACTATTTTTCTGCCTGAGTTCAAAGAGTATGAAAAGGCGATGAGGAAAATTATCTGGAGCGAAGTGAATTTAGAAAACAGTTGA
- a CDS encoding 2-hydroxyacyl-CoA dehydratase — MELTVKEKIEEVKTDFAMQLEMTKDEGKKVVGSLCSYFPREIVWAAGAITVGLCGTTEGPIEAAEQVLPADQCPMVKATFGRAINNSCPIFPLADCLVGETTCDGRKKMYELLGRYKPMHIMDLPQKPDDPEAKAHWRDEVRKMKEFIEYQLDTKITDDALSAAIEQGNREREVLREIHECRKASPPPIMGLDLVSLSTKMSYSVDRGSYLKQMESVLNALKQRVENKEYACGKERPRILWTGLGNSLGCDKVLRLVEELGGVVVCQEGCGGYTRLMDPIDTDQHPLDAIADRYLRVTCSCMTPNNQRFDDIEYLIKEFNIDGVIDLTWQSCHTFNIESYRVGEIVKGKYGLPFLHIVTDYSQSDVGQLRLRIESFIEQIMAGR, encoded by the coding sequence ATGGAGCTGACTGTTAAAGAAAAGATTGAAGAGGTTAAGACCGATTTTGCCATGCAGCTTGAGATGACAAAGGATGAGGGTAAAAAGGTTGTGGGTTCCCTCTGTTCATATTTTCCCAGAGAGATTGTATGGGCAGCAGGGGCAATAACCGTTGGCTTATGCGGGACAACCGAAGGCCCCATAGAGGCAGCAGAACAGGTATTGCCTGCTGACCAATGCCCTATGGTAAAGGCAACCTTTGGTCGTGCCATTAATAACTCCTGCCCGATTTTTCCGCTTGCTGATTGCCTTGTTGGAGAAACCACCTGTGACGGCAGGAAAAAGATGTATGAGCTGCTTGGAAGATACAAGCCGATGCATATCATGGACCTTCCGCAAAAACCGGATGACCCGGAAGCAAAGGCACACTGGCGTGATGAGGTCAGGAAGATGAAGGAATTCATTGAATATCAGCTTGATACAAAGATAACAGATGATGCCCTCTCTGCGGCCATTGAACAGGGAAACCGGGAGCGTGAAGTTTTAAGAGAGATCCATGAATGCAGAAAAGCCTCGCCGCCTCCCATAATGGGGCTCGATCTTGTCTCTCTCTCAACAAAGATGAGCTACTCTGTTGACAGGGGATCATACCTGAAACAGATGGAGTCTGTTCTTAACGCACTTAAACAAAGGGTAGAGAACAAGGAATATGCCTGTGGAAAGGAGCGGCCAAGGATCCTCTGGACAGGCCTGGGTAACAGCCTTGGATGCGACAAGGTATTAAGGCTTGTGGAGGAGTTGGGGGGTGTTGTTGTGTGCCAGGAGGGTTGCGGCGGTTATACAAGGCTCATGGACCCTATAGATACCGATCAACACCCGCTTGATGCGATCGCAGACAGGTATTTAAGGGTAACCTGCTCATGCATGACCCCGAACAATCAGAGATTTGACGACATCGAATATCTTATAAAGGAATTCAACATAGATGGTGTAATTGACCTCACTTGGCAGTCATGCCACACATTCAATATAGAGTCATACCGTGTGGGTGAAATCGTAAAGGGAAAATACGGCCTTCCTTTCTTACATATTGTTACCGATTACTCCCAGTCTGATGTGGGGCAGTTGAGGCTTCGTATAGAGAGTTTTATTGAGCAGATAATGGCAGGGAGATAG
- a CDS encoding OprD family porin, with protein sequence MIRYLSLVKGLLFFLLLAVCCNAYAEGSFRDSIKNGKANGELKVWYQTNDKSTGGHDLFDKENSIFDAGLNIGYTTSPWYGFAAAVNFYAVDDLGANGDIANNSAHRIDASESVAWLGEAYISYNKGKSTVKAGRQNIKSPLINSDDWAVFPNSFEALWFQNKDIKDTRITAAYVTKERKIKSDSFEDFAGDNGSLMIGAENKTIPGLTLSGYYYHIRSASDIDSLYFEAAGKIKAVNIAGQYLYFNPDAPGSDETNAFGFLVSSKIGMFDLSGAFTSVGKGTMMAARFSDNGCKTPLFTQTISGDGDIAGATDTDSIKLTAGITPVEKLTLSLSYGYYDHGNSSSASPGNESKSIELTAKYTGFENITLFAAIVNSDHNGVGGWKGATPSDDLNTFRVWASYKF encoded by the coding sequence ATGATCAGATATTTAAGTTTGGTAAAAGGGTTACTATTTTTTCTATTATTAGCAGTATGCTGTAATGCTTATGCGGAAGGTTCATTCCGGGATTCAATAAAAAATGGCAAGGCCAATGGCGAATTAAAGGTATGGTATCAGACCAATGATAAATCAACAGGTGGCCACGACCTTTTTGACAAGGAAAACAGCATATTTGATGCAGGCCTTAATATTGGCTATACAACATCACCATGGTACGGGTTTGCTGCGGCTGTCAATTTTTATGCGGTTGATGACCTTGGGGCAAACGGCGATATAGCCAACAACAGCGCCCACAGGATAGACGCGAGCGAATCTGTGGCATGGCTTGGGGAGGCATATATCTCCTATAATAAAGGGAAAAGCACGGTAAAGGCAGGCAGGCAGAATATAAAGTCACCCCTTATTAACAGTGATGACTGGGCCGTGTTTCCTAACAGCTTTGAGGCCCTGTGGTTTCAGAACAAGGACATTAAAGACACCAGAATAACCGCCGCATATGTTACAAAAGAGAGGAAAATTAAGAGCGATTCATTTGAAGACTTTGCAGGTGATAATGGCAGCCTTATGATAGGCGCAGAAAACAAGACCATCCCGGGCCTCACATTGAGCGGCTATTATTATCATATCAGGAGTGCATCAGATATTGACTCCCTCTATTTTGAGGCCGCAGGTAAGATAAAGGCAGTAAATATTGCGGGTCAGTATCTCTATTTTAACCCTGATGCGCCCGGCTCTGATGAGACAAATGCCTTTGGATTTTTAGTTTCATCAAAGATAGGCATGTTTGACCTCTCAGGCGCATTCACCAGCGTTGGCAAGGGTACAATGATGGCAGCAAGATTTTCAGATAACGGCTGCAAGACACCTCTCTTTACCCAGACAATCAGCGGTGATGGTGATATCGCAGGGGCAACAGATACTGATTCTATTAAACTTACAGCCGGTATTACCCCTGTTGAAAAGCTTACATTAAGCCTCTCATACGGATACTATGATCATGGAAACTCATCATCAGCCAGCCCCGGCAATGAATCTAAATCAATAGAGCTCACTGCAAAATATACAGGCTTTGAAAATATCACCCTGTTTGCCGCCATTGTAAACTCGGATCATAATGGTGTAGGCGGCTGGAAGGGGGCCACACCCTCGGATGATCTGAATACCTTCAGGGTATGGGCGAGCTATAAGTTCTAA
- a CDS encoding YedE-related selenium metabolism membrane protein — protein sequence MTQLKNFFSTRWGIIGVGAFIGVFAALLTKWGNPGNMGICVACFNRDIAGAVGLHRADVVQYMRPEIIGFVIGSFIAALAFGEFKARAGSAPIVRFFLGAFAMIGALVFLGCPWRAILRLAGGDWNAILGICGLVLGIWIGTLFLKKGFNLGKSQKTHTSVGLLMPILMIGFLVLMLLFPQVEGEAKSGVLFYSVKGPGSMHAPLLIALIIGLAVGFLAQRSRFCTMGAFRDLILFKEVHLLLGVISLFVAAFIINLIVGQFKPGFEGQPVAHTMYFWNFAGMTLSGLAFALAGGCPGRQVFLSGEGDGDAAVFVMGMITGAAFSHNFTLASSATGIGTYGAAAVITGLLVCLFIGFTMRTK from the coding sequence ATGACACAGTTAAAAAATTTCTTTTCAACAAGATGGGGGATCATTGGCGTCGGTGCCTTTATTGGTGTATTTGCGGCGCTCCTCACAAAATGGGGAAACCCCGGCAACATGGGTATATGCGTTGCCTGTTTTAACCGTGATATTGCCGGCGCTGTCGGCCTTCACAGGGCAGATGTTGTACAGTACATGAGGCCTGAGATCATAGGGTTTGTTATAGGTTCATTTATTGCTGCCCTTGCCTTTGGCGAATTCAAGGCAAGGGCAGGCTCTGCCCCTATTGTAAGATTTTTCCTGGGGGCATTTGCCATGATAGGCGCGCTTGTCTTCCTGGGCTGCCCCTGGAGGGCAATCCTGAGACTTGCGGGTGGTGACTGGAATGCTATCCTGGGCATATGCGGGCTTGTATTGGGCATATGGATCGGCACACTTTTTCTCAAAAAGGGTTTTAACCTTGGCAAAAGCCAGAAGACACATACATCAGTTGGTCTGCTTATGCCCATACTTATGATTGGCTTTCTGGTACTCATGCTCCTCTTCCCTCAGGTGGAGGGAGAGGCCAAAAGCGGGGTGCTCTTTTACAGCGTAAAGGGGCCGGGCTCCATGCATGCACCCCTTCTTATCGCTCTTATAATCGGCCTTGCGGTCGGGTTTCTTGCCCAGAGGAGCAGGTTTTGCACAATGGGGGCATTCAGGGATTTAATACTTTTCAAAGAGGTGCATCTTTTACTGGGAGTCATATCCCTCTTTGTAGCCGCATTTATTATTAACCTTATTGTGGGCCAGTTTAAGCCAGGGTTTGAGGGACAACCTGTAGCTCACACAATGTATTTCTGGAACTTTGCAGGCATGACACTCTCAGGGCTGGCATTTGCCCTTGCTGGCGGCTGCCCTGGCAGGCAGGTTTTCCTGTCCGGTGAGGGTGATGGTGATGCGGCTGTCTTTGTAATGGGTATGATCACAGGTGCGGCGTTTAGCCACAATTTCACTCTGGCTAGCTCTGCTACTGGCATCGGCACATATGGCGCCGCAGCAGTGATCACTGGATTATTAGTATGCCTGTTTATTGGCTTTACAATGAGGACAAAATAG
- a CDS encoding preprotein translocase subunit TatB, with amino-acid sequence MEKVIDARGLSCPQPVILTLDTIKNLDKGELQILVDTDTAKENVIRAAGSKGWQAKDIKEEDDAYRIVITKD; translated from the coding sequence ATGGAAAAAGTTATTGATGCAAGAGGGCTGAGCTGCCCCCAGCCGGTAATTTTGACACTTGACACCATAAAGAATCTGGATAAGGGCGAGCTGCAAATACTGGTTGATACTGACACAGCAAAGGAGAATGTTATCAGGGCCGCAGGCAGCAAGGGCTGGCAGGCAAAGGATATAAAAGAGGAAGACGATGCCTACAGGATAGTGATAACAAAAGATTAG
- a CDS encoding DUF3343 domain-containing protein, giving the protein MTVFDSIKRIFSGKDPASGKDSGFFLFDNTSEVIRAEKILKQNGWRIRVMGPPPEIRKGCDLVIEFPLMEGLNALRLLNDAGLTPIDIVPVKSPLLKPVDLYHTKDFGRYLMVRAANMKLTIDKDSLIIVNVSGGGCPDVPYLAKEMVGKHLKDAPDPEDMGHTLCGYALKLAYEEIKKRCLL; this is encoded by the coding sequence TTGACTGTTTTTGATTCCATTAAAAGGATATTTTCAGGTAAAGACCCTGCTTCCGGTAAAGATAGCGGATTCTTTCTGTTTGATAATACCAGTGAGGTCATACGCGCTGAAAAGATTCTGAAACAAAACGGGTGGCGGATCAGGGTTATGGGTCCGCCCCCTGAAATCAGAAAGGGTTGCGACCTTGTCATAGAATTCCCTCTTATGGAGGGGCTTAATGCATTGAGGCTCCTCAATGATGCAGGCCTTACCCCCATAGATATTGTGCCTGTAAAAAGCCCTCTTCTCAAACCTGTTGACCTTTATCATACAAAGGATTTTGGCAGATATCTTATGGTAAGGGCAGCCAATATGAAGCTCACCATTGATAAAGATTCTCTTATTATAGTCAATGTCTCAGGGGGAGGCTGCCCTGATGTGCCATATCTCGCAAAAGAGATGGTGGGAAAGCACCTTAAAGATGCACCTGACCCTGAGGATATGGGACATACGCTTTGCGGGTATGCGCTCAAACTTGCCTACGAGGAGATTAAAAAGCGATGCTTGCTGTAG
- a CDS encoding sugar kinase: MLAVVGTVPDREFPLVFGEAELIGDHISVQGHKVAINRGTPALIAAVLKTAEVKGKGRVFAWLAGDIGLGDGSRKLYKTITETVKKHDFDVITFHYLLPDADWHARVIFAVQEMKKKPVLIADAGFMYAAKMSGQADEYDLFTPDAGELAFLADEEAPHPFYTRGFILHDDKNAPGLIKRAYEHDNASRYLLVKGEKDYVADKGGIIGSIDAPSEEAMEAIGGTGDTLTGIVSALIDSGMDIPDAAILAAKVNRLAGHLAKTDPSTQIVNIIEKIPEALFELAKR, from the coding sequence ATGCTTGCTGTAGTCGGTACTGTGCCTGACAGGGAGTTCCCCCTTGTTTTTGGGGAGGCTGAACTTATTGGCGACCACATCTCTGTGCAGGGGCATAAGGTAGCTATTAACCGCGGCACCCCTGCCCTTATAGCTGCGGTCTTAAAAACAGCCGAAGTTAAGGGCAAAGGAAGGGTCTTTGCATGGCTGGCCGGCGATATCGGCCTTGGAGATGGCAGCAGGAAGCTGTATAAAACTATCACAGAGACTGTTAAAAAGCATGATTTTGATGTTATCACCTTTCATTATCTTTTGCCTGATGCTGACTGGCATGCAAGAGTTATCTTTGCGGTCCAGGAGATGAAGAAGAAACCAGTACTCATAGCGGATGCGGGTTTTATGTATGCGGCCAAAATGAGCGGTCAGGCGGATGAATATGATCTTTTTACACCTGATGCCGGGGAGCTTGCATTTCTGGCAGATGAAGAAGCCCCCCACCCCTTTTATACCAGGGGCTTTATACTCCATGATGATAAAAATGCACCAGGTCTGATAAAAAGGGCTTATGAGCATGACAATGCCTCAAGGTACCTGCTTGTTAAAGGAGAAAAGGATTATGTGGCGGATAAAGGCGGTATAATTGGCTCCATAGATGCCCCATCTGAGGAGGCGATGGAGGCCATAGGCGGTACAGGCGATACACTCACGGGCATAGTCTCCGCCCTCATAGATTCCGGTATGGATATCCCTGATGCGGCAATCCTTGCTGCGAAGGTTAACAGGCTGGCAGGTCATTTAGCAAAAACTGATCCCTCGACCCAGATCGTGAATATCATAGAAAAGATCCCTGAAGCCCTTTTTGAACTGGCAAAGAGGTGA
- a CDS encoding twin-arginine translocation signal domain-containing protein — protein MADGRNNIDRRSFLKNAGVIVGGGAIGAAGIALRPEMALAADAVKSVPKTVTQFRCPICNKDFATFAELKQHFKTDHPEHVEPVTTKLNINGEDCEVLIEPHWTLQRTLLFKLGLSGAKHMCGRGACGSCTVIMDGKAILSCMTLAVECEGKKIQTVEGIAADPKWRPLIDSYCKWDAMQCGYCTPGFLVSAKALLDKKINPTEEDCRQALAGNICCCGTYNRHPTAIMEAAPQIAKGGK, from the coding sequence ATGGCGGATGGAAGAAATAATATTGACCGCAGGAGTTTTCTTAAGAATGCGGGGGTCATCGTCGGCGGTGGCGCTATCGGTGCTGCAGGCATTGCCTTAAGGCCTGAAATGGCATTAGCCGCTGATGCTGTTAAATCGGTGCCTAAAACAGTTACTCAGTTTAGGTGCCCGATATGCAACAAGGATTTCGCAACCTTTGCAGAATTAAAACAACATTTCAAAACCGATCACCCTGAGCATGTTGAGCCGGTCACCACAAAGCTCAACATTAATGGTGAGGATTGCGAAGTGCTTATTGAGCCACACTGGACACTACAGCGCACCCTCCTTTTTAAGCTGGGTTTATCAGGGGCAAAGCATATGTGCGGCAGAGGCGCCTGCGGTTCATGCACCGTGATAATGGATGGAAAGGCCATTCTTTCATGTATGACGCTCGCTGTAGAGTGTGAAGGCAAAAAGATACAGACCGTTGAAGGTATTGCCGCTGATCCAAAATGGAGGCCTCTCATTGATTCATACTGTAAATGGGACGCCATGCAGTGCGGTTACTGCACGCCCGGGTTCCTGGTATCTGCCAAGGCCCTTCTTGATAAAAAAATCAATCCAACAGAAGAGGATTGCAGACAGGCCCTTGCAGGTAACATCTGCTGCTGCGGGACATATAACCGGCACCCCACAGCTATAATGGAAGCGGCCCCCCAGATAGCTAAAGGAGGTAAATAA